The following proteins are encoded in a genomic region of Nicotiana sylvestris chromosome 4, ASM39365v2, whole genome shotgun sequence:
- the LOC138889898 gene encoding uncharacterized protein: protein MKVHDYSIIEQLRKTPAQISLLSLLLHSKEHARVLIKTLNEAHVLEKTTMNELEKMANRFFEVNRISFTDDELPEEGAGHNRALHLVVKCEGHYVKRVMVDGGSSVDVCPLSTLQGMKINTDRIRPNNVRIRAFGGSTRDTIGEINLNMTIVPVDFEIVFQVVDMDTSYNFLLGRPWIHMARAVPSTLHQMVKFEHNMQEIIVHGEDESSIYKDPLIPCIEAKEWCESIVYQAFEVVSVDHVEEGKPILHPRLSTTSIMVAAVMMRQGYEPGKGLGESLQGISEPISPFGNRGTFGLGFRPTQADKNKSKHRKKHGWVLQQPIPPIFYTFVKPRLRKGQNSSAHANIDEICHGLSQMFFEVNMIQAGEGTSRANMQLIDPNTMLTNWEATPLPTRKESCFVNAVFNNMTCMRNSCPDLKKMSNIEIMHQEVEYDEDEVVEEIKRELEQFENKPKPNLNETEPINIGSLEEIREMKISIHTEQKTRDALIQLLFEYRDVFAWYDLKLNPAKCAFGVPSGKLLGFIVNRRGIELDPSKIKPIRDLPPPKNKKEVMSLLRRLNYISRFISQLTTTCEPIFKLLKKDAAIKWTDDCQKAFDRIKDYLSKPLVLVPSEPDHLAENPVDDEYKPLSTYFPDEEVNPIEEVVSDDHPIWKMYSDGAVNIKGVGIGTILISPIGHHYPTTTRLQFFCTNNTAEYEAFIMSLKMAIDLDVHELLVMGDSDLIIRQAQGNTHVDPLEIQVRNQHGYCNTIETEPDGEPWYHDIKRFLKTREYPEHAKGDQKRTIRRLANGFFLNGEILYKRTPDLNLLRCIGCTKAERIMREVHSGIHGDLIHSPPSELHPMSSPWPFVAWGMNVIGPIVPKASNGHRFILVAIDYFTKWVEAVTFKAVTKKAVVDFVHSNIICRFGIPKTIITDNATNLNSHLMKEV, encoded by the exons TTATGTAAAGCGAGTCATGGTCGATGGAGGTTCGAGTGTAGATGTatgccctctctctactttgcAAGGCATGAAGATCAACACAgacagaatccgacccaacaatgttcGTATCCGGGCTTTTGGCGGTTCAACGAGAGATACCATTGGGGAGATCAACCTCAATATGACGATTGTTCCGGTTGACTTTGAAATTGTCTTCCAAGTAGTGGACATGGACACTTCTTATAACTTtcttcttggaaggccatggatccataTGGCTCGAGCTGTTCCATCCacattgcatcagatggtcaagttcgaacaCAATATGCAAGAAATTATTGTTCACGGAGAAGACGAGTCATCCATTTATAAAGACCCGTTAATCCCGTGCATTGAGGCCAAGGAATGGTGTGAGTCCATTGTTTATCAAGCTTTCGAAGTGGTTTCTGTGGACCATGTTGAAGAAGGAAAGCCCATTCTGCATCCTCGTCTTTCCACCACATCTATAATGGTTGCTGCGGTTATGATGAGACAAGGTTATGAGCCAGGGAAAGGCTTGGGGGAATCATTGCAAGGAATTTCAGAGCCTATTTCTCCGTTCGGTAACCGGGGTACTTTTGGTTTAGGATTCAGGCCAACACAAGCAGACAAAAACAAATCCAAACACCGCAAAAAGCATGGATGGGTCTTACAACAACCTATCCCTcctattttctacacttttgtcaAGCCACGACTCCGAAAGGGTCAAAATTCCTCGGCACATGCAAACATTGATGAAATTTGCCATGGCCTCAGCCAGATGTTTTTTGAAGTGAATATGATCCAGGCTGGTGAAGGCACTAGTCGTGCCAATATGCAACTAATTGACCCAAACACCATGCTCACCAACTGGGAAGCAACTCCTCTCCCCacaaggaaggagtcttg TTTTGTTAATGCCGtctttaataacatgacatgcatgaggaattcaTGCCCAGATCTTAAAAAGATGTCTAATATCGAAATAATGCATCAAGaggtggaatatgatgaagatgaggttgttgaggaaataaaaagagagctggaacaatttgaaaataaGCCTAAGCCCAACCTCAATGAAACTGAGCCAATTAATATCGGAAGTCTTGAAGAAATTAGAGAAatgaagataagcattcacaccgAACAGAAAACCAGAGATGCCTTgattcaacttttatttgaatacagagatgtgtttgcttg GTATGACCTTAAGCTTAATccagccaagtgtgcatttggggttccatctgGGAAACTCCTCGGTTTTATAGTCAACCGAAGaggcattgaactggatccatctaagataAAACCCATTCGAGatttgccacctccaaagaacaaaaaggaagTCATGAGTTTACTcaggaggttgaactacatcagtaggttcatttCTCAGCTTACAACCACAtgcgagcccatctttaagttgctaaaAAAGGATGCCGCTATCAAGTGGACGGACGATTGCCAAAAAGCCTTTGATAGGATCAAAGATTATCTGTCAAAACCCCTTGTACTGGTCCCATCTGAACCTG atcatttggcagaaaatccagttgatgatgagtacaagccacttagcacatacttcccagatgaagaggtCAACCCAATAGAGGAAGTAGTTTCAGACGATCACCCTATATGGAAAATGTATTCTGATGGGGCTGTCAATATCAAAGGAGTTGGGATCGGGACAATCCTCATCTCACCTATTGGACATCATTACCCTACAACAACCCGACTTCAGTTCTTCTGTACCAATAATACGGCAGAATACGAAGCTTTTATCATGAGTTTGAAAATGGCCATCGATCTAGATGTGCATGAACTATtggttatgggagattctgacttgattatacggcaagcccaag GCAACACTCATGTTGACCCACTAGAAATCCAAGTTAGGAAtcaacacggttactgcaatacaATCGAGACGGAAccagatggtgaaccatggtatcatgacatcaaacgattcctgaaaacaagagaatatccagagcatgccaaaggagatcaaaaaagaactaTAAGGCGGCTCGCCAATGGTTTCTTCCTGAATGGGGAAATTCTATACAAGAGGACCCCAGATTTaaacttgttgagatgcataggtTGTACAAAAGCAGAGCGGATCATGAGAGAAGTGCATTCAGGG ATTCATGGTGACCTGATTCACTCGCCTccttcggagttgcatcccatgtcctctccttggccgttcgttgcttggggaatgAATGTCATTGGGCCGATCgtgccaaaggcttcaaatgggcatagattcattttggttgcaattgattacttcaccaagtgggtggaggccgtcactttcaaagcagtcaccaagaaagcagtggtagattTCGTTCATTCCAACATCATCTGTCGTTTTGGTATCCCAAAgaccattatcactgataatgcaaccaatctaaatagtcatttgatgaaggaagtatga
- the LOC138889899 gene encoding uncharacterized protein — translation MLEKPTQGDIGDVPPTEIAAAADEPSVTRTSNTRTVTDAGDDALMTILKKMEEMENENKTLHDQMKEHQERVDKIPGTPKLLPKCDVGRFVEQPYNEGAAPHSIPKTFKMPPYLKIYDGTTDPEDHLIHYVTAVKGNDLSKEQVPSVLLKKFGETLTGGALTWYSQLLARSISTFEEMADKFATAHAGAKKAEARVNDIFAVRQTTDDGLWDFLARFNRVRMSLPNVSEGMTVVAFQNGLNRSGSKSTKKLLSRLMKYPYHMGRDPQYLLHPEIVYALEKLGTKVQWPQKMKSNPSTRRWNVFCEFHQERGHKTEDCIGLQQ, via the exons ATGCTCGAGAAACCCACTCAAGGAGATATCGGAGACGTGCCACCTACAGAAATCGCAGCTGCCGCCGATGAGCCGAGCGTTACACGAACAAGTAATACCCGCACTGTTACTGATGCAGGTGACGATGCACTCATgaccatcttaaagaaaatggaagaaatggaaaatgagaacaaaacgcTCCATGACCAAATGAAGGAACATCAGGAGAGGGTTGACAAAATACCAGGCACTCCGAAGCTATTACCAAAATGCGATGTGGGCCGATTCGTCGAACAACCATACAACGAAGGGGCTGCTCCACATTCtattccaaagaccttcaaaatgccaccatacttgaaaatatatgacGGGACTACGGACCCAGAGGATCACTTAATCCATTATGTTACCGCAGTGAAGGGCAATGATCTATCAAAAGAGCAGGTACCGTCTGTGCTGCTAAAAAAGTTCGGTGAGACTTTGACAGGGGGAGCATTGACCTGGTACTCCCAACTACTAGCACGATCGATATCGACATTCGAAGAGATGGCAGATAAATTTGCCACCGCTCATGCAGGAGCAAAGAAGGCCGAGGCTAGGGTCAATGATATCTTCGCCGTCAGGCAAACGACAGACGATGGACTTTGGGACTTCCTGGCCCGATTCAACAGAGTAAGGATGAGTCTACCGAACGTGTCAGAAGGGATGACAGTAGTAgcttttcaaaatgggttaaacaggAGCGgatcaaagtcaaccaaaaaacTGCTCAgcagactcatgaagtacccctACCACATGGGAAGAGATCCACAATACCTATTGCACCCAG AGATAGTGTATGCCCTGGAGAAGTTGGGCACGAAAGTgcagtggccgcaaaagatgaaatCGAATCCAAGCACCAGGAGGTGGAACGTCTTCTGTGAATTCCACCAAGAAAGAGGACACAAGACCGAAGATTGCATAGGTCTGCAGCAATAA